The genome window CCCATCGTCATCGATAGAAAAGACGCGCCGGTAAAGCGCAACGTCAAGCGCGGCGCCGAGGTCGATTTGTATCAGCTGCCGTTCATGCGCCACTACGAGATGGACGGCGGGCCCTATAGCACGCTGTCGACCATCGCCAAGGACCGCCGGAGCGGTATCTACAATTGCTCGTACCATCGCATGGAGATCAAGTCGCCCAACCGCACGGCGCTCTACGCTTCGCCGCGCCATCTCTGGCGCATGTATCTCGACTACGAACAACAGGGGCTCGAATGTCCAGTAGCGACGGTAATGGGGCACCATCCGGCCTATCATATAGGAGCCTGTTATACCGGGGCATTCGAAGTAAGCGAGTTCGATATCATCGGCAGTTATCTCCAAGAGCCGCTGCGGCTGACGCCTTCGGAGACCTGGGGCGACGACTTACTGATTCCCGCCGACGCCGAGATCGTCATCGAAGGCGCGTTGATTCCCGGCAAGCGGGTGGTCGAGGGGCCGTTCGGCGAAGCGCCGGGCTATCTCGGACCCCAACGCTATGTGCGTTGCGTCGAGTACGAAGTCCGGGCGATCAATTATCGCCAGGGCGCCATGTACCAGTCGGTGATCACGCCGGAGGGCGACAAGCCGTGGATGGATCTGCCGCGCGAGGGCGCGTACCTGCGCCGCTGCCGCGAGGCGGTGCCGGGCGTCACCGCCGTGTGCAAGCTCGGCCGCCAGGCCAATTACAATATTTTTATCGCCATGAAGAAAATGTCCGAAGGCGATCCCGGCCGGGCCGCCGCCGCGGCGCTGACCTTCGATCACGCCAAACATGTTTTTGTCTTCGACGACGATATCGACGTCTTCAATCCGACTGACGTGCTCTGGGCCATCGCCACGCGCGTCCAGCCGCACTTGCAGATTTCTATTACGCCGCCGATCTTTCGCGGCAACATGCTCGATCCGTCGTTGGCCGACGAGATCAAGACATCCTGCATGATCGTCGACGCAACCAAGCCGCTGGACCGGCCTTTCTCGCCGGTGTCGAAGTGCCCCGACGAGGCGATGGCGCGGATCAAGCTCGAAGATTTCGTGCCTGGAGAGGTCTTGCAGCATATTCCCGTCGACCGGACGACCTATTGGGCGTGATAGCCGCGGCTTGGCCGCCGCTCGTTGCAATCGTTCCTAATGTTCATGACGACCAGCGCTCGCGCGCTAATCACAAGGAGGAAGTTTATGAAATCGACAACCGTTCTCGCTGCGTTGGCATTTCTGCTATGTGCGGCTGTTCCAGTGCGGGCGCAAACCCTTGACGAAGTTTACAAACGCGCGCTTACCGAAGGCGGCACGCTGAACTTCTACGGCACCTTGGCGCAGATCAACGCTGAGATAATCTTGCCGCTGTTCGAGAAGCGTTTTGCCGGCATCAAAGTAAATCATGTCGACGCGACTTCCGACCAGCTGGCGACCCGGATCATTGCGGAGTCGCGCGGCGGTAGGATTCTTGCCGACACCTTTCAAACTCTATTGGAAGGTCTGGTGCGCCTACAGGGCCAAGGATTGCTGCTCGACAAACTGCCGCCCGAAGCGGCGGCGTATCCCGAACAACTCAAAGGCACCAACTGGTTGGCTAGCGATCTGATTTACATCGTGCCGGCTTGGAACACCAACAACGTTAAGAAAGAAGAAGAGCCCAAGCAGTTCGAAGACTTCGCCGAGCCGCGTTGGAAAAATCGCTTGATCGCCGAGCCGCGGGATTTTCAGTTGCTGCTCGGCCTGGCCAAGCACAAATACAAAAATGACGATAGAGCCGTGGCGCTCCTCAAGCGCATCGCTGCCAACAATATCGAGTTCCACAAAGGCCACTCGCAGCTGGCCGAACTGCTGATCGCCGGGCAGGCCGCAGCTTGCCTTACTTGCTACGCGCATCATTATCCGGTGCGCAAACGAAAAGGCGCGCCGGTGGACTACATGCTGACTGAAGGCACCGGCGACATCGACGCCACCGCGATTCTGAAAAACGCGCCGCATCCAAACACCGCGATGCTGTTCGCGCGCTGGGTGGCGAGCGAAGAAGGTCAGAAAGCGTATGCCGTGGGCGGCAGGCTGCCCGCCCATCCCAAAGTTGAGCCGCTGGAAAAAACCCGTCCGGCGAAAGTTTATCCGGTCGGCGAAGATGACATCAAAGATTATCCCAAATATGAAAAACTGTGGAAGGAAATATTTGCACTGAGGTGAAGAGGCCACGGCTATCGAAGGGCTTTGTCGACATGAGCTTCTTGCAGGAGTTGGAGAAGGATTCTTCAACGAGTTGGCGAAGCGCTATCCGGGGAAGTAAAGAGTTGTAGAATTAACCCCAAAGAGCCGAGCGCGGCGCAGCCGCAATCGAAACTCGGATTATCTCCCGCAAAGCATGTCCTGAGCGACGTCGAAGGGTCGCTAAGGCGCTAGGTTCGGAACAATAAACTTACGGCCCAAAAAAACTTATTGTTCGACCTTCGCGTTTTTGCGACAGATCACAGAGTAGGGGCGCGGTTTATCGCGCTCTCGTACCTTCTGCGTCTCACTTGAAAAAAATCTCGCGATTTCATCGCGCTTCCCGGGCTTACACTTCCTGCTGCAATGTTTACCGCTCATTGCTGTCTCGAACCTCAGCAGGTAGAATCACGCCATGAGAATCTACCTCGATATGTGCAGCATCCAGCGTCCGCTCGATACCAGGACGCAGCCGCGCATCGCGGTGGAGGCAGAAGCCATTCTCGGGGTCCTGACGCTTTGTGAGTCTGGACAAATGGAGTTACTAAGCTCCGACGCGCTCGTGTTCGAGTTGGAGCGTAATCCGCATCCCGTGCGCAAAGAATACGCGCTTAAAGTGTTAGCGCAAGCAACCGTGTTCGTGGCCCAAAACAGCCAGCTTGAAGAACACGCGCGGCGGTTCCAAGCTGAAGGAATCAAGCCAGTCGATGCTCTCCATTTGGCGTCGGCATTGGCAGCGGAAGCTGATTATTTCTGCACATGCGATGATCGATTCTTAAAACGGGCTAAAGCGGTAGATACAGGAAAAACCAAAGTGGTCTCGCCGCTGGAACTGATTACCGAGGTGACGCAATGAATATCCAAGCAAAGCCGCTAAATGAAATCACGCGGAATGCGATTGACCTGCTCTCTAAAGAAATGGGAATCGTAGATACGGTACGATTTTTAAACCAGTTCACGACTGGCTACGGCAACTACACCGAGGAACGTGAAGGATTGTTCAAAGATATGACGCTTGATGGGATCCTCGCGGTAATCAAGAAATCGCCGAGTCACTAGAAGACCTTGCAAAGACTTGAACGGTTAGGGGTGAGGGGTTTGGGGTTGAGCGCACACCACACCGCACCACTTATTTTAGGAATATCTCGCGGAACTCTTCGACATGTTTCGCGTAGCTGTCACCCCAGCGCGGATCGGCGGGATAGAGTTTGATGCCTTCTTTCAATTCTGAGGTTACATCGCCGCGGTCGGGGATGCGGTTGAAACTTTTGATCAGCTCCTGGCCTTCCTTCGACAGAACCATATCGATGAACAGTTTTGCCGCGTTGGGATGTTGGGTTTTGGCACTGAGGCCCAGAGGTTTTAAGCCAGTGACGATGGGCTGGGCGGTACGCACCCAGTCCACCGGCGCGCCGCGCTTTTTCAGCGTCGCCACTTGGTGCGAGTAAACCATGCCGAGGGGAAACTCGCCGGCGGCGAGTAGTTGCATGACGATGCTTTCGCCGTCGCGAAAGGCCGGCTTCTGGGCGGCGAGCTTGCGCATGAAGTCGCGGCCTTTCTCCTCGCCCAAATATTTCAGGAAGCCGGTGTACCAGAGGGTGGCGCTATCGGACAGGCCGAAGCCGCCTTTCCAGCGCGGGTGCAGAATGTCTTCCCAGCTTTTCGGCGCGACGTCGGGCTTCGCGAGATTGGTGTTGTAGGCGATGACGCGCGGAATTGAATAGACGCTAGTCCAATAGCCGTCTTTGTCGGTGAAGCCTTCGGGATAATACTTGGCGTGGGGCGAGACGTAGCGTTGCAGGAGCTTCTTTTGCAGCAACACGCGGACTTCGAAACTGCTGATCATGATCGCATCGCCGTTGAACTTGTTGGCCACGGATTCGGTCAAGATACGATTTAACAATTTCTCGTTGTCGGCGCGAAACATGTCGACCTTGACGAAGGGGTATTTGGATTTATACAGCTGGATCAAACCGTTGGCATCGGCGAGATTGGTGGAAAGGTAGAGGACCAGGGCGCCTTCTTTCTTGGCGCCGGCGATCTGATCGTCGTCGACGGTGGCGGCGAGAAGGCGCGAAGTAAAGCTGATAAAACCAATGGCGGCGAGGAGAAGGGTTCGTAGTCTCATAGCGACTCCTGAGTTGAATTGTGAAATTCCAAAACAGAATTTATCCCGCAAAGGCGCTAAGGCGCGAAGTGACGGGCGGAGCCCGTCAATACAAGAAGCTGCTACGATCTTTCAACTTTCTCAATTGTTGATTCAACTGCCCGGCGAAAGGCGGGCGGATCGATCGCCGGATAGCGATAAAGTTGCGGTTCAATCGCTTCGAAGAATTGTTTCAACTTAGATGCTTCGATGAGACCGCGGCTGAACATTTGTTCGACATCCGTTCTGTCGAGCGCGTGTCCGCGCTCGATCTTCGCCAACGCCTGCGCGTATAAGTCGTAGTGGTAAAAGCCAATGGAGCCTTCCTGGGTGATGAACAGGCTGCGCTCCTGCCAGCCGGGCAGCTCGGGGATGAAATGCGCGGGACAGGCTAGTTCCACGTTCAGTTGCAGACTCTCTTTCAATTCCGGGAGGGCGCGCAGAAGCCGGTCGTCGTCAGGCACTAAATGAATGTCTACGTCGATGGTGCTGGTGCGCCAACCGAGCAAAACTCCGGTCGCGCCGCCGGTAAAATATAAGCGTGTAGGATTCGCGCCCCGACGGGCGAGAGCTATGATGAAACGGTCGATGTCTTCGCGCTCAGCTACCCGGCGCATTCGACGGCTCGTTCAAAGCTGACCAAACGACGGATCAAGGCGTTGTATCGTGAGTGGGCGGAGTCTTGGTCCGATTTGCCGAGCAGATGGTAGAGCCGATGCTCGGGCGGCTCGCCGCTGGACTCGCGGACATCGAAGCCTAGGCGTCGTAGGCGCGGCGCGCCGATGAGCACGAGAAGCGCCGATTCGGACTCGACTCCCTGAGCCAAGTCGGCGAGGCCCTGTGCGACTAAATCGCCACCCGGAAAGGGAGTGAGATCAACTGGCTTCATGGGAGATAATGTTACCAGCTCCGTAATTTCATTGCGAGATGGACGAATCGGTCCGGCGTACCGGCAAGCATGGTTAGCCTGAAGTCGATGCGAGGGATTCGAACGAGATTTCTCCCTTCGGTCGAAATGACATTATTCTCTTGCCTTAGCGTCTTTGCGCCCCTTCGACATCGCTCAGGACATGCTTTGCGGGAGATAATCCGAGTTGGAATCACACTTCTTGCTGCAACGTTGCCAATGCGCGCAGCACCAGTTCTCGTCTGAACTGTTTTTCTTTTTCCGGCGACAGTTCCGGGTTGCCCGTCGGACTGACGATGCCGCCGGCGGCGATGGTACGCAGCGAGCCGACTTCTTTGGCGACTGGTATCATCGTGCAGATTTGCGTCACCGGGATTTCTAGCTTTTCGATTTCCTTGCTGATCGCTGCGCCGCAGCGAGTGCTGGAGCCTCAGGTGGAGGTGAGAATCACGCCGGTGACGCCGGCGGCTTTCAACTGGTCGGCGATCTGCCGGCCGATTTGCACCGCGTTCTCCACCGCGGCATGGGCGCCGCCGGTGGAATGGATGAATTCATGGACGGCGCCGATGACGCCTTCCCGCGCCAGCTCGCGCATGGTGTCCAGCGGCACGAGTCGGTTGGGATCTAGATTAGCGCTGGCGGTGTCGTAGCCGGAATGGACGGCGTCGTATTTGTCGGCACCGAGCGAATCGACGCCTTTTATCGAAATCGTGGTGAAGCGCGTCGGCCGCCCCGGCTCGATTTTGTCGGGATTTCCTTCCACCACCAGGCCGCCGTCGGTAACCAGTGCGATCAATGCTGATTTCAAATTGACCAGAGGTGCGGCCGGTTTGCCGCTGGAAAATTTTGGTGTTGCGATTTCCGAATGAAATTCTTTGCCGGCTATTTTTGCCAGCAGCATGTCGACGGCGCGCTCGGCGGGCGGCTTGGTGGCGAATTCGTTGCGCTTGACGCCGCGGGAAAGATAACCCTCGTCCGCCGGTTTGCCGATCGTCTCGCGGCGGGTGAGTTTCAATCCCAACGCGGCCATGCGTTGCAGCGTCGGCACCATGCGCACAATCGTCGCGCCGGAGTTGACGATGTAAATGTTTTTTCTAAATAGGCCCGCGCCGACGTTGTCTTCGTCCATGCCGGCAACGGCGGTGATGCCGAGCTTTTGCTGCACCGCTTGGCAAATCGCGCCGCAGGCGACGCCGTAACGGCCGCTCTCGAAGGCCGGGCCGGCGATCAGCAAGTCGGCTTGGTACTCGGCGACATGGCGCAGCAATTCGGCGATCGCTTGCTCTTGCTGTTCGGCGAAAAAATTGTCGCCGCAATAAATCGTCGCGACCACTTCGGCATCTTCGCCGAGCGCCTGCTGAAGCGCGCGGCCGGCGCCGATGATGCTGGTTTTGACGGCGGGGCCGACATCGCCTTTGTCCTCGCCGCCGACCTGGGCGAAGAATTGATTTAAATAGTGGACGACGCGGATCTTTTGGTTCATCAGCAAAACTCCCTGCCACTAATTACACAAAAATTCGAAATCCGAAGCACCAAATCCGAAACAAACTAAATCAAAATTCAAATATCAAAATCCAAAACGGGCGGGTTTGAAATTTTCCGTATTTTTGAACATTTGGATTTGTTTCGAATTTCGATATTCGGATTTCGAATTTGTTTTAGCTCATGTACGTCGTCAGCCGTGACGCGCCGACTTGGCTGATGGCGCCGACTAGGTCGCCCATCCAGACGGTGATTTCTTGTTTCGCCGGCAGCGGCGTTAGGCCGGGGTTGGTGTTATCGGGATTCGCGTTGTCTAGATGCAAAGTCTCGCCGCCGATGACGCGATCGACGGCTGGCAATGTGATTGGATCGCGGGTTAACCCTGGCGTGACCAGCGCATTGACATTCTCCGGCACGAAGGTGATGCCGGTGTCGGGATAGCGCTCCATGATAATCAGCGTAGCCTTCATGCCCATCTCTTCGGCCCGGGTGTAAGTCATCATCAAGTCGGTGTCGACGGCGCCGCCGCCGATTTTCGTGGCGAGGATGCCGTCGGCGTTCAAGACTTCTTTGGCGAGTCGCGCATTCAGAAAAGCGTTGCGCTCTTTTTCCGCCACCACCGCGGGCGCGACGGTGAGGACGACGCCGGCGAACCAGAGATCTTTGCCGTGGCGGCGATACAATTCGAGAATCACCGGATGATTCTGCGCGAACCAGGTGAAAGCCGAGTAGGAGAACATCAGCGCGCCGTCGAGGATCTCGTTGGGGTGAACGATGGTCGGCATGAAGCCCTGGATGTTGCTGCCGTAAAAAACCGTCTCTTTCTGCTGTGTCGGATGCTGGTGCGAATGCATCGGAAAGATGTAAGCGATGCGCGGCAAGCTCTTCGGTCCTTGATTCGCCGCCACCGGCGGCAGTTCGAAGACTTGGGTTTCGTCAGGCGTCAAATCCTTCGCCGCCGCGGCGAGATAGATGGCGGTTTTTAGCCCGGCTTTTTTAACGGCGAGACGATAGTCATTCTTGTCGACATCTTTTTTCG of Deltaproteobacteria bacterium contains these proteins:
- a CDS encoding UbiD family decarboxylase; its protein translation is MPKSLSTFLDECRREIPGEVVHIGKTIDPAHYDATAIVKHLGAQKKFPIAIFDKPLNLHGQPSEFPLVLNCEISQRKTQIALGMPRDSTRSEMAEACLAREAHPIPPIVIDRKDAPVKRNVKRGAEVDLYQLPFMRHYEMDGGPYSTLSTIAKDRRSGIYNCSYHRMEIKSPNRTALYASPRHLWRMYLDYEQQGLECPVATVMGHHPAYHIGACYTGAFEVSEFDIIGSYLQEPLRLTPSETWGDDLLIPADAEIVIEGALIPGKRVVEGPFGEAPGYLGPQRYVRCVEYEVRAINYRQGAMYQSVITPEGDKPWMDLPREGAYLRRCREAVPGVTAVCKLGRQANYNIFIAMKKMSEGDPGRAAAAALTFDHAKHVFVFDDDIDVFNPTDVLWAIATRVQPHLQISITPPIFRGNMLDPSLADEIKTSCMIVDATKPLDRPFSPVSKCPDEAMARIKLEDFVPGEVLQHIPVDRTTYWA
- a CDS encoding extracellular solute-binding protein, giving the protein MFMTTSARALITRRKFMKSTTVLAALAFLLCAAVPVRAQTLDEVYKRALTEGGTLNFYGTLAQINAEIILPLFEKRFAGIKVNHVDATSDQLATRIIAESRGGRILADTFQTLLEGLVRLQGQGLLLDKLPPEAAAYPEQLKGTNWLASDLIYIVPAWNTNNVKKEEEPKQFEDFAEPRWKNRLIAEPRDFQLLLGLAKHKYKNDDRAVALLKRIAANNIEFHKGHSQLAELLIAGQAAACLTCYAHHYPVRKRKGAPVDYMLTEGTGDIDATAILKNAPHPNTAMLFARWVASEEGQKAYAVGGRLPAHPKVEPLEKTRPAKVYPVGEDDIKDYPKYEKLWKEIFALR
- a CDS encoding PIN domain-containing protein, coding for MCSIQRPLDTRTQPRIAVEAEAILGVLTLCESGQMELLSSDALVFELERNPHPVRKEYALKVLAQATVFVAQNSQLEEHARRFQAEGIKPVDALHLASALAAEADYFCTCDDRFLKRAKAVDTGKTKVVSPLELITEVTQ
- a CDS encoding extracellular solute-binding protein, which encodes MRLRTLLLAAIGFISFTSRLLAATVDDDQIAGAKKEGALVLYLSTNLADANGLIQLYKSKYPFVKVDMFRADNEKLLNRILTESVANKFNGDAIMISSFEVRVLLQKKLLQRYVSPHAKYYPEGFTDKDGYWTSVYSIPRVIAYNTNLAKPDVAPKSWEDILHPRWKGGFGLSDSATLWYTGFLKYLGEEKGRDFMRKLAAQKPAFRDGESIVMQLLAAGEFPLGMVYSHQVATLKKRGAPVDWVRTAQPIVTGLKPLGLSAKTQHPNAAKLFIDMVLSKEGQELIKSFNRIPDRGDVTSELKEGIKLYPADPRWGDSYAKHVEEFREIFLK
- a CDS encoding glycine/betaine/sarcosine/D-proline family reductase selenoprotein B, translating into MNQKIRVVHYLNQFFAQVGGEDKGDVGPAVKTSIIGAGRALQQALGEDAEVVATIYCGDNFFAEQQEQAIAELLRHVAEYQADLLIAGPAFESGRYGVACGAICQAVQQKLGITAVAGMDEDNVGAGLFRKNIYIVNSGATIVRMVPTLQRMAALGLKLTRRETIGKPADEGYLSRGVKRNEFATKPPAERAVDMLLAKIAGKEFHSEIATPKFSSGKPAAPLVNLKSALIALVTDGGLVVEGNPDKIEPGRPTRFTTISIKGVDSLGADKYDAVHSGYDTASANLDPNRLVPLDTMRELAREGVIGAVHEFIHSTGGAHAAVENAVQIGRQIADQLKAAGVTGVILTST